A region from the Streptomyces sp. NBC_01445 genome encodes:
- a CDS encoding RNA-guided endonuclease InsQ/TnpB family protein, producing MTGGQVKRAFKYRFYPSDAQAAELSRTFGCVRKVYNMALAARTEAWARQERINYNQTSALLTEWKKTEELAYLGEVSSVPLQQTLRHLQTAFAHFFAKRARYPRFKSRKKSRKSAEYTTSGFRFRDGEVTLAKMTEPLSIVWSRPLPHGAAPSTVTVSQDAAGRWFISMLCEDATVQPLPTSGTAVGIDAGLTHLLTLSTGEKIANPRHERRDRTRLARAQRELSRKTPGSNNRARARRKVAKVHAKIADRRRDHLHKLTTRLVRENQTLVIEDLTVRNMVKNHTLARAISDASWAEFRSMLEYKAAWYGRDVVAVDRFFPSSKLCSACGALAGRMPLNIRTWTCENCGTTHDRDENAANNLLAAGLAATACGAGVRPQRRTPGGQSTMKQETPRREP from the coding sequence GTGACCGGGGGCCAGGTGAAGCGGGCGTTCAAGTACCGCTTCTATCCGAGTGATGCGCAGGCAGCGGAGCTGTCGCGCACGTTCGGATGTGTGCGCAAGGTCTACAACATGGCCCTGGCGGCTCGTACCGAAGCCTGGGCGCGGCAGGAGCGGATCAACTACAACCAGACGTCCGCACTGCTCACCGAGTGGAAGAAGACCGAGGAACTCGCCTACCTCGGCGAGGTGTCCTCGGTGCCGCTCCAGCAGACGCTGCGGCACCTGCAGACGGCATTCGCGCACTTCTTCGCCAAACGGGCCCGGTACCCGCGGTTCAAGTCCCGGAAGAAGTCGCGTAAGTCCGCCGAGTACACCACGTCGGGGTTCCGCTTCCGGGACGGCGAGGTCACGCTCGCCAAGATGACGGAGCCCCTGTCGATCGTGTGGTCGCGGCCTCTGCCTCACGGGGCGGCCCCGTCCACGGTGACCGTGTCCCAGGACGCGGCCGGCCGCTGGTTCATCTCGATGCTCTGCGAGGACGCGACTGTTCAGCCCCTGCCCACCTCCGGCACGGCGGTGGGCATCGATGCGGGACTCACCCATCTGCTCACCCTGTCCACCGGCGAAAAGATCGCCAACCCCCGGCACGAGCGGCGGGACCGGACCCGGCTCGCCAGGGCCCAGCGGGAACTGTCCCGCAAGACGCCGGGCAGCAACAACCGGGCCAGGGCCCGCCGCAAGGTTGCCAAAGTGCACGCGAAGATCGCCGACCGGCGCCGGGACCACCTGCACAAGCTGACCACTCGACTCGTGCGTGAAAACCAAACGCTCGTGATCGAGGACCTGACCGTGAGAAACATGGTCAAGAACCACACCCTGGCGCGCGCGATCAGTGACGCGTCCTGGGCCGAGTTCCGGAGCATGCTGGAGTACAAGGCAGCCTGGTACGGGCGGGATGTGGTCGCAGTAGACCGCTTCTTCCCCTCCTCCAAGCTGTGCTCCGCCTGCGGTGCACTCGCCGGGCGCATGCCGCTCAACATCCGCACCTGGACGTGCGAGAACTGCGGAACGACCCACGACCGGGACGAGAACGCAGCGAACAACCTTCTGGCCGCCGGGCTGGCGGCAACGGCCTGTGGAGCTGGTGTAAGACCTCAACGGAGAACTCCGGGCGGGCAATCGACGATGAAGCAGGAAACCCCACGGCGCGAGCCGTAG